A part of Bacillus rossius redtenbacheri isolate Brsri chromosome 1, Brsri_v3, whole genome shotgun sequence genomic DNA contains:
- the LOC134533472 gene encoding sex peptide receptor, with protein sequence MTENCSQTALLPVPGPAAANGSAPAAADLNYTYVNYLNVTCELPIRYAQPMYGYIVPFLLVVTIIANTLIVVVLSKRHMRTPTNAVLMAMALCDMFTLLFPAPWLFYMYTFGNHPRPLSPVGACYVWSLMHEVIPATFHTASIWLTMALAVQRYIYVCHAPVARTWCTMPRVMRGVAAIACLAALHQSTRFFDREYVAVDIEWPSPGSHAAVCHVQHARWVERWVGVDLYFTFYFSFRVVFVHTVPCVSLVVLNVLLFRAMRVAQLRREKLLKENRSSECKKLRDANCTTLMLIVVVSVFLLVEIPLAVVTMLHIISSSVTEILDYSVANVLVLFTNFFIIVSYPINFAIYCGMSRQFRETFKELFVRGAVAGRRNGGSSRYSLVNGPRTCTNETVL encoded by the coding sequence ATGACGGAGAACTGCAGCCAGACGGCGCTGCTGCCCGTCCCGGGGCCCGCCGCCGCCAACGggtccgcccccgccgccgccgacCTCAACTACACCTACGTCAACTACCTGAACGTGACGTGCGAGCTGCCCATCCGCTACGCGCAGCCCATGTACGGCTACATCGTGCCCTTCCTGCTGGTCGTCACCATCATCGCCAACACGCTGATCGTGGTGGTGCTGTCCAAGCGGCACATGCGCACGCCCACCAACGCCGTGCTCATGGCCATGGCGCTGTGCGACATGTTCACGCTGCTCTTCCCGGCGCCCTGGCTCTTCTACATGTACACGTTCGGCAACCACCCGCGGCCGCTGTCGCCCGTGGGCGCCTGCTATGTGTGGAGCCTCATGCACGAGGTTATCCCCGCCACCTTCCACACGGCCTCCATCTGGCTCACCATGGCGCTCGCCGTGCAGCGCTACATCTACGTGTGCCACGCGCCCGTCGCGCGTACCTGGTGCACCATGCCGCGCGTCATGCGCGGCGTCGCCGCCATCGCGTGCCTCGCCGCGCTGCACCAGTCCACGCGCTTCTTCGACCGCGAGTACGTGGCCGTGGACATCGAGTGGCCGTCGCCGGGCAGCCACGCCGCCGTCTGCCACGTGCAGCACGCGCGCTGGGTGGAGCGCTGGGTCGGCGTCGACCTCTACTTCACCTTCTACTTCTCGTTCCGCGTGGTGTTCGTGCACACGGTGCCCTGCGTGTCGCTGGTCGTGCTCAACGTGCTGCTGTTCCGCGCCATGCGCGTGGCGCAGCTGCGGCGCGAGAAGCTGCTCAAGGAGAACCGCAGCAGCGAGTGCAAGAAGCTGCGCGACGCCAACTGCACCACGCTCATGCTCATCGTGGTGGTGTCGGTGTTCCTGCTCGTCGAGATCCCACTCGCCGTCGTCACCATGCTGCACATCATCTCGAGCAGCGTCACCGAGATACTCGACTACTCGGTGGCCAACGTGCTGGTGCTCTTCACCAACTTCTTCATCATCGTcagctaccccatcaacttcgcCATCTACTGCGGCATGTCGCGCCAGTTCCGCGAGACCTTCAAGGAGCTGTTCGTGCGCGGCGCCGTGGCGGGCAGGCGCAACGGCGGCAGCTCGCGGTACTCGCTCGTCAACGGGCCGCGCACCTGCACCAACGAGACGGTTCTGTAG